The Deinococcus humi genome has a segment encoding these proteins:
- a CDS encoding phage tail tape measure protein produces the protein MTTLGRLVFDIDGNRTLLDQKLAQARAEVGKQPLKLALVIDETASKATLQRSIAQLQRQDIQLKVKLDMATATTELRNLRISTVTVNLKVNGVQSAANDINTLKALLSGLTGRTQYVLTVNTTALQAVYTNINAQITALQSLIAQLRALGNSGGPGGGGAGGQGGISAANRQLLNDLQALNNQWKRGEIDAAAFGASLSSLQAQLRTAASGAQAGTADFRALDAGLTRLTTSLRSINTDAFQKIRTDAAAMRTAFDTATAGVSRNSQQFQAAIATYTTASTTLQARLQALVASGQLTTTQLGQVNRELARLGREANTIAGGINAGGLSGNIFNALRMGFPIIGQMGGALGAAAGQANMFGSAIGSAAAAFGPLGIAIGVTTVAVGLLTAGIMSAVNEYGKFEAQMQGVKAVSDATGETFKGLKDQAKSLALEFGLNVNQIGQVQEELFKAGRGVEDVMGGAAKAVTVLMRATGSDLNNAVLIAGAAMNTFNIQGANMMRVADAIANGANKTALDVNTMGVSLQQVGNVASNAGMSLEETVAVLGLMADRGIRGSDAGTSVRVMLQRLTSSMPVVIEALDKYNIKVFDGTGAQRDMVTVLGEVISQMDKMTEEDRAAFLYKVAGTDAQRVLTASYKAGTSSIADYIAKMDDRGRAERDAKTRMEGLQGAQAKLNTTFQIFKDTIGEVFAPAITTLVEAATSGVSALIDLFKMLDNLDKRSAEVEKTALGKELETLQKQLAAEKGEMTRLQSTADAQKRFSGSVSAPIQTRLENQAEKVAGLEAQVKVLELQVRTESIKNGTFVGPVLPGQDDGASGLALTASGADALGAMVVEASKGKLGDVTADSIVNFCAKWVRLTLDKAAPEAEAKINALFQTDSNADGKVEATDAARNLLKAGFAQRYNPKDLKPGDVVFYTEGGQNHTGVYIGKKDGVDMVRGNNRVTYEANGGKFDKYGNAISPGINPVGDVAINKLGTPNWIVRPGDMLPALGVNPPKDKPVKPQGQEDGIFTADQVIKAQQLVAALGKAEKALKDKPGDVWLTKVLGKATADMKAFGDASDGNAAALAAVQKGLGGVKRGADDYIATQADLKKYGDDALKLIKEQERAAKSGNAEAIRVAKANMDTWQGENKAKAAVVQIEQAAYQSRKAAATQAEQDAKKQEAREKELQQLSTQIAADAAAGREREARRGLDTLKQSQAERLELAQDDAAKRQAIITQTGPQIIAAEETINRRVREQAVRAAQQTANERKKVEGADTAAIEQARRTAVAEAYRVEKQANEAARAEQNKAERGAARTVAQEQKQLAQELAGLKIDAAKSTSARLKSIADEDVRAHEGDLKKQLALTKLYSQQEFDRQEKIARATRNLAYQDAAGKPNEQALREKAQAQYLETVENARTARLNTMRTATEAAKKGQEEFNQALADGVKAGNEALGTLDKLNLGGRDLATTAQAASSTRAQYDTLYNRIVILRDELAEPGVADAWAQSIEDMGKTGALSAIQVQTLLSILKDLNGARDVQLLDNLQGRGVKNTARFDDPSQGTLAPGEADRLLEAMMGIDPEELGSILADLVAKGFGDSDLARLIRGHIVDMNFEDLAQMVTDQGGPRFQTDNELRGIGVATDTTIESFFNLEEAIQNAGKMTRDELGEMIRLSRLGADEALKLWDAWNSANPVDLGKQLEGIMTAQSLMDRLEAASDPVQIQAITGEIAEFLASDMGKMLPDGVRQGLTDGVEGAKEYAGILTGITADAITDGWERASKAGGPVENVFQDYAAQIMGGAFDLSDSETLRGLNEGLEDAYQKGKLTASQLDTLKVIIDSINNAPLLITGKDSGTAGLENTIGAITSKIDEAHASYESGASDADAYNAALIEQEAALLRLLVNLERLGPAGAAGAASVRLLLDATTASIDPTKRLADEVGTLAQEKAADLAQSAIKLSQGLREGTVTQQEFNASALDMLPLLDRLGVSLADGSEEGDKAAATIRAIARDLRDMGAATAEAQSKLDKLGEGFQKLSTGLSSVFKAFGADGAGAIVDGLGSIVAAASKVPGELDKVRDSWAAFKKGPDAGSLGTLLGSLGGVVGIAGAVIGAVGSIGDALLKNNPAVKAQVKAWLELADAERAAMGQRMVGGRNGFLNPFYDALKADSEALTTKANAGFWQRLGWSLFGGAPETLGKEASESLQKASAIFNEFGADLFSNLSNVLLDAVNKNDFSGVNDALKLQLDKFVQRAVIDALIAKSNLGPLIKELAETSAAGGDITDVVGRINAEENRIVGQVQAVAPSLPGVGAGAATGANGAPGGALFGAGPGAQLGIPRFEISLPEIALRGLSDFTSLAVPEFRAGTSELRLAVAEWRAFMTGQRGGPPPLSGLGGLT, from the coding sequence ATGACGACACTAGGCCGCTTGGTTTTCGATATTGACGGCAACCGCACCCTCCTGGATCAGAAGCTGGCACAGGCGAGGGCGGAAGTCGGCAAACAGCCCCTCAAGCTGGCCCTGGTGATTGACGAGACGGCCAGCAAAGCCACCTTGCAGCGCAGCATCGCGCAACTTCAGCGACAGGACATTCAGCTCAAAGTCAAGCTGGATATGGCGACGGCCACCACTGAACTCAGGAACCTGCGAATCAGCACCGTGACCGTCAACCTAAAGGTGAACGGCGTCCAGTCGGCGGCCAATGACATTAACACCTTGAAAGCGCTGCTGTCCGGCCTGACTGGGCGCACTCAGTACGTCCTGACGGTGAACACCACGGCGCTGCAAGCGGTGTACACGAACATCAATGCCCAGATCACGGCCCTTCAAAGCCTCATCGCGCAACTGCGGGCGCTGGGCAACAGTGGCGGGCCGGGCGGCGGCGGGGCAGGCGGGCAGGGCGGCATTTCGGCGGCCAACCGTCAGCTTCTGAACGATCTGCAAGCCCTGAACAACCAGTGGAAGCGCGGCGAGATTGACGCGGCGGCGTTCGGCGCAAGCCTGAGCAGCCTGCAAGCCCAGCTCCGCACGGCGGCCAGCGGCGCACAGGCTGGGACGGCAGACTTCCGGGCGCTTGACGCGGGCCTGACTCGCCTCACCACGTCCCTGCGAAGCATCAATACCGACGCCTTCCAGAAGATCAGGACGGACGCGGCGGCCATGCGGACAGCATTCGACACTGCAACGGCGGGCGTCTCGCGCAACTCCCAGCAGTTTCAGGCGGCCATTGCCACCTACACCACAGCCAGCACCACGCTTCAAGCCCGCCTACAGGCGCTTGTGGCCTCCGGGCAGCTCACGACTACCCAACTGGGGCAAGTCAACCGTGAACTTGCCCGTCTGGGCCGTGAAGCAAACACCATTGCAGGTGGCATCAACGCGGGCGGGCTGAGCGGCAACATCTTCAATGCCCTCCGCATGGGCTTCCCGATCATCGGGCAGATGGGTGGGGCGCTGGGCGCGGCGGCGGGACAAGCCAACATGTTTGGTTCTGCCATCGGCAGCGCGGCGGCAGCGTTCGGCCCTCTGGGCATCGCCATCGGCGTGACGACGGTAGCCGTGGGCCTGTTGACAGCGGGCATCATGTCAGCCGTCAACGAGTACGGCAAGTTTGAAGCCCAGATGCAGGGCGTGAAGGCCGTCTCCGATGCCACAGGCGAGACATTCAAGGGGCTGAAGGATCAGGCCAAGAGCCTGGCGCTTGAGTTTGGCTTGAACGTGAACCAGATCGGGCAGGTTCAGGAGGAACTGTTCAAGGCGGGCCGGGGCGTAGAGGACGTGATGGGCGGAGCGGCAAAGGCCGTCACGGTCCTGATGCGTGCCACGGGTTCCGATCTGAACAATGCCGTGCTGATTGCGGGCGCAGCCATGAACACCTTCAACATCCAGGGCGCGAACATGATGCGCGTGGCGGACGCCATTGCGAACGGCGCGAACAAGACGGCGCTGGACGTGAACACGATGGGCGTCAGCCTCCAGCAGGTCGGCAACGTTGCCAGCAATGCGGGCATGAGCCTTGAGGAAACCGTGGCCGTGCTGGGCCTGATGGCAGATCGTGGCATCCGGGGCAGCGACGCAGGTACGAGTGTGCGCGTGATGCTTCAGCGCCTCACGTCCAGTATGCCAGTCGTCATTGAAGCGCTGGACAAGTACAACATCAAAGTCTTTGATGGCACGGGCGCACAGCGGGACATGGTTACCGTACTGGGCGAAGTCATCAGCCAAATGGACAAGATGACGGAAGAGGACCGTGCTGCATTTCTCTACAAGGTGGCAGGCACCGATGCCCAGCGCGTACTGACGGCCAGTTACAAGGCGGGCACAAGCAGCATTGCGGATTACATCGCCAAGATGGATGATCGGGGCCGCGCCGAACGGGACGCAAAGACCCGCATGGAAGGCTTGCAGGGCGCACAGGCCAAGCTGAACACCACCTTTCAAATCTTCAAGGACACCATTGGGGAAGTATTTGCCCCGGCCATTACGACACTGGTGGAAGCAGCAACCTCTGGCGTCTCAGCCCTCATCGATCTCTTCAAGATGCTGGACAATCTGGACAAGCGCAGTGCTGAAGTTGAAAAGACGGCGCTGGGCAAGGAACTGGAAACCCTTCAGAAGCAGCTTGCGGCGGAGAAAGGGGAGATGACCCGCCTTCAGAGCACCGCCGATGCTCAGAAGCGGTTTTCTGGCAGCGTTTCCGCCCCGATTCAGACCCGCCTTGAGAATCAGGCGGAGAAGGTTGCAGGGCTGGAAGCTCAGGTCAAAGTGCTTGAACTGCAAGTCCGCACTGAATCCATCAAGAATGGGACGTTTGTTGGCCCGGTGCTGCCTGGGCAGGATGATGGGGCTAGCGGCCTAGCCCTCACGGCCTCTGGCGCGGATGCGCTGGGCGCAATGGTGGTAGAGGCCAGCAAGGGGAAGCTGGGCGACGTGACGGCGGACAGCATCGTGAACTTCTGCGCCAAGTGGGTGCGCCTGACGTTGGATAAGGCTGCGCCAGAAGCAGAGGCGAAGATCAACGCCCTGTTCCAGACGGACAGCAACGCGGATGGCAAGGTGGAAGCCACCGACGCGGCCCGCAATCTGCTGAAAGCTGGATTTGCTCAGCGGTATAACCCGAAGGACTTAAAGCCCGGTGATGTGGTGTTCTACACCGAAGGCGGGCAGAATCACACGGGCGTCTACATCGGCAAGAAAGACGGCGTGGACATGGTGCGTGGGAACAACCGCGTCACCTATGAGGCCAACGGCGGGAAATTTGACAAGTACGGGAATGCCATCAGCCCCGGCATCAATCCCGTGGGTGATGTGGCAATCAACAAGCTGGGCACACCGAACTGGATCGTGCGGCCCGGTGACATGCTGCCCGCGCTGGGCGTCAACCCCCCCAAAGACAAACCCGTCAAGCCACAGGGGCAGGAAGACGGCATTTTCACCGCCGATCAGGTCATCAAGGCACAGCAGCTTGTCGCAGCGCTGGGAAAGGCAGAGAAGGCGCTGAAAGACAAGCCCGGCGATGTGTGGCTGACAAAGGTACTGGGTAAGGCCACCGCCGATATGAAGGCGTTCGGGGATGCCAGCGACGGGAACGCTGCGGCACTGGCTGCCGTTCAGAAGGGCCTGGGCGGGGTCAAGCGGGGCGCGGATGACTACATCGCCACGCAGGCCGATCTGAAGAAATACGGGGACGACGCGCTGAAGCTCATCAAAGAGCAGGAACGCGCTGCCAAGAGTGGGAATGCTGAGGCTATCCGGGTTGCAAAAGCCAATATGGACACTTGGCAAGGCGAGAACAAGGCGAAAGCGGCGGTTGTCCAGATCGAACAGGCCGCCTATCAGAGCCGGAAGGCGGCGGCGACTCAGGCTGAGCAGGACGCCAAGAAGCAGGAGGCCAGAGAGAAGGAACTTCAGCAGCTCTCTACACAGATTGCCGCCGATGCTGCCGCAGGCCGTGAGCGTGAAGCGCGGCGCGGGCTCGATACCCTCAAGCAGTCACAGGCTGAGCGCCTGGAACTGGCGCAGGATGACGCGGCCAAGCGTCAGGCCATCATCACGCAGACCGGGCCGCAGATCATCGCTGCCGAGGAAACCATCAACAGGCGGGTGCGCGAACAGGCCGTGCGGGCAGCCCAACAGACCGCCAATGAGCGCAAGAAGGTGGAAGGGGCCGACACGGCGGCCATCGAACAGGCCCGGCGCACTGCTGTTGCCGAGGCATACCGGGTTGAGAAGCAGGCCAATGAAGCGGCGCGTGCTGAGCAGAACAAGGCCGAACGTGGCGCGGCCCGCACCGTGGCGCAGGAGCAGAAGCAGCTTGCTCAGGAACTCGCCGGGCTGAAGATTGACGCGGCCAAGTCCACCTCTGCCCGCCTGAAGTCCATTGCGGATGAGGACGTTCGCGCCCATGAAGGCGATCTCAAGAAGCAACTGGCCCTGACAAAACTGTACAGCCAGCAGGAGTTTGATCGTCAGGAGAAAATCGCCCGCGCCACGCGCAATCTGGCCTATCAGGATGCGGCGGGCAAGCCCAACGAACAGGCCCTACGCGAGAAAGCACAGGCCCAGTATCTCGAAACGGTGGAAAACGCCCGCACGGCCCGCCTGAACACCATGCGGACAGCAACGGAAGCGGCCAAGAAGGGACAGGAGGAGTTCAATCAAGCGCTGGCCGATGGCGTGAAGGCCGGGAATGAGGCCCTGGGCACGCTGGACAAGCTGAATCTGGGCGGGCGCGATCTGGCGACCACCGCGCAGGCCGCCTCCAGCACCCGCGCCCAGTACGATACCCTCTACAACCGAATCGTCATTCTGCGCGACGAACTGGCAGAACCGGGCGTGGCAGACGCATGGGCGCAGAGCATTGAGGATATGGGCAAAACGGGGGCGTTGTCTGCCATTCAGGTTCAGACCCTGCTGAGCATCCTGAAGGACTTGAACGGGGCGCGGGACGTGCAACTGCTGGACAACCTGCAAGGGCGGGGCGTCAAGAACACGGCCCGATTTGACGATCCCTCGCAGGGCACGCTGGCCCCTGGCGAGGCGGACAGGCTGCTAGAGGCCATGATGGGGATTGACCCGGAAGAACTGGGCAGCATCCTGGCCGATCTGGTGGCAAAGGGCTTTGGGGACTCCGATCTGGCGCGGCTGATTCGCGGCCACATCGTTGACATGAACTTTGAGGACTTGGCCCAGATGGTGACGGATCAGGGCGGGCCACGCTTCCAGACCGACAATGAACTGCGCGGCATCGGCGTGGCTACCGACACCACGATAGAATCATTCTTCAATCTTGAGGAAGCCATTCAGAACGCCGGGAAGATGACGCGGGATGAGCTGGGTGAAATGATCCGGCTGAGCAGGCTGGGGGCCGATGAAGCCCTGAAGCTGTGGGATGCGTGGAACAGCGCGAACCCGGTTGATCTGGGCAAGCAACTGGAAGGCATCATGACGGCGCAGAGCCTCATGGATCGGCTGGAAGCCGCCTCGGACCCCGTACAGATTCAGGCCATCACGGGCGAGATTGCCGAGTTCCTGGCCTCTGACATGGGCAAGATGCTCCCGGACGGCGTGAGGCAGGGCCTGACGGACGGCGTAGAGGGTGCGAAGGAGTACGCAGGCATCCTGACGGGCATCACGGCAGACGCCATCACGGACGGCTGGGAGCGGGCCAGCAAAGCAGGCGGCCCGGTAGAGAACGTGTTTCAGGACTACGCGGCGCAGATCATGGGCGGCGCGTTCGATCTGTCAGATTCTGAAACCCTACGCGGCCTGAACGAAGGGCTGGAAGACGCCTACCAGAAGGGCAAGCTGACCGCCTCGCAGCTTGACACCCTGAAAGTCATTATTGACAGCATCAACAATGCGCCTCTGCTCATCACGGGCAAGGACAGCGGCACCGCCGGACTGGAAAACACCATCGGCGCGATCACCTCCAAGATTGACGAGGCACACGCCAGCTATGAATCCGGCGCGTCTGACGCGGACGCCTACAACGCCGCGCTGATCGAACAGGAGGCGGCGCTACTGAGACTGCTGGTAAACCTGGAACGCCTGGGGCCAGCCGGGGCAGCGGGCGCGGCGAGTGTGCGCCTCCTGCTGGATGCCACCACGGCCAGCATTGACCCCACCAAACGGCTAGCCGATGAAGTGGGCACGCTGGCACAGGAGAAGGCCGCAGACTTGGCACAGTCGGCCATCAAGCTCAGTCAGGGCCTGCGGGAAGGCACCGTCACACAGCAGGAGTTCAACGCTTCGGCGCTGGACATGCTGCCCCTGTTGGACCGCCTGGGCGTGTCTCTGGCGGATGGCAGCGAGGAAGGCGACAAGGCGGCGGCCACCATCCGCGCCATTGCCCGTGACCTGCGGGACATGGGGGCAGCCACCGCTGAAGCGCAGAGCAAGCTCGACAAGCTGGGCGAGGGCTTCCAGAAGCTCAGCACCGGACTGAGCAGCGTGTTCAAGGCGTTTGGGGCTGATGGTGCAGGCGCAATCGTGGACGGCCTGGGCAGCATCGTGGCCGCCGCGTCCAAAGTGCCGGGAGAACTGGACAAGGTGCGCGACTCCTGGGCCGCGTTCAAGAAGGGGCCGGACGCGGGCAGTCTCGGCACGCTGCTGGGCAGTCTGGGCGGCGTGGTGGGCATTGCAGGCGCGGTGATCGGTGCAGTGGGCAGCATCGGTGACGCCCTGCTGAAAAACAACCCCGCCGTAAAGGCGCAGGTGAAAGCATGGCTGGAACTGGCCGACGCCGAACGGGCCGCAATGGGGCAGCGCATGGTAGGGGGCCGTAACGGCTTCCTGAACCCCTTCTATGACGCCTTGAAAGCCGACAGTGAAGCCCTCACCACGAAGGCCAATGCCGGATTCTGGCAGCGGCTGGGCTGGTCACTGTTCGGCGGCGCACCGGAGACGTTGGGCAAAGAGGCTTCAGAGAGCTTGCAGAAGGCGTCGGCTATCTTCAATGAGTTTGGCGCTGATCTGTTCAGCAACCTGTCAAACGTCCTGCTTGATGCCGTCAACAAGAATGATTTCTCCGGCGTGAACGACGCCCTGAAACTGCAACTGGACAAGTTTGTCCAGCGGGCCGTGATTGACGCCCTGATTGCCAAAAGCAACCTCGGGCCACTCATCAAGGAACTGGCGGAAACGTCAGCAGCGGGCGGGGACATTACCGATGTGGTGGGGCGCATCAACGCTGAGGAAAACCGGATCGTGGGGCAGGTTCAAGCGGTTGCGCCTTCACTACCGGGTGTAGGGGCCGGAGCCGCTACAGGGGCCAATGGTGCGCCGGGCGGGGCATTGTTCGGCGCAGGACCGGGGGCACAGTTGGGCATTCCACGCTTTGAAATCAGCCTGCCGGAAATCGCCCTCCGGGGCCTCAGCGACTTCACCTCGCTGGCCGTGCCTGAGTTCCGGGCAGGGACAAGTGAGCTGCGTCTCGCCGTGGCGGAATGGCGGGCCTTCATGACAGGGCAGCGAGGCGGGCCACCGCCGCTGTCCGGCCTGGGAGGGCTGACGTGA
- a CDS encoding helix-turn-helix domain-containing protein, producing MNLPDARGAADAAMKEKGLTQKDLAALLGSHQTAVSRTLGSNLIDRRSLWPRLLDALGLEIVIQRKGEK from the coding sequence ATGAACCTCCCAGACGCCAGAGGCGCGGCAGACGCCGCCATGAAGGAGAAGGGGCTGACACAGAAGGACTTGGCTGCCCTGCTCGGCTCCCATCAGACGGCAGTGAGTCGCACGCTGGGCAGCAATCTGATAGATCGGCGCAGCCTGTGGCCTCGCCTGTTGGACGCGCTGGGCCTTGAAATCGTGATCCAGCGGAAGGGGGAGAAGTGA